In Synechococcus sp. PCC 6312, one genomic interval encodes:
- a CDS encoding AAC(3)-I family aminoglycoside N-acetyltransferase — MSVDVHRLGPNDLVLMNGLNDLFGVVFNDLLTYTQNRPSLAYLQRLLADDSFIGLVALKNGEIVGGLTAYELKKYEQERSEIYIYDLGVASSHRRQGIATALITQLKQIAADRGAYVIFVQADTTDADQPAIALYTKLGIREDVLHFDIPVEHKHEVGCLEKL; from the coding sequence ATGTCCGTAGATGTTCACCGCCTTGGGCCGAATGATCTGGTTCTAATGAACGGACTTAACGATCTTTTCGGTGTGGTATTCAATGACCTGCTCACTTATACACAGAATCGGCCGAGTTTGGCTTATTTGCAGCGATTACTCGCGGATGACTCATTTATTGGCCTGGTTGCGTTGAAAAATGGTGAGATTGTCGGTGGACTAACCGCCTATGAGCTGAAAAAGTATGAACAGGAACGCAGCGAAATCTACATTTACGATCTTGGTGTTGCATCTAGCCACCGCCGCCAAGGCATAGCCACAGCATTGATTACACAACTAAAGCAGATAGCGGCTGACCGTGGAGCCTACGTCATTTTTGTCCAGGCCGACACCACAGACGCGGATCAGCCAGCCATCGCCTTATACACCAAACTTGGCATCCGCGAAGATGTTCTGCATTTTGATATTCCAGTTGAGCACAAGCATGAGGTGGGTTGCTTAGAGAAATTATAG
- the infC gene encoding translation initiation factor IF-3, giving the protein MVLIKKSQQDQPNINERIRFPKIRVVDTDGSQLGIMAPSEAMVIAREKELDLVLVSDKADPPVCRIINYGKFKYEQEKKVREARKKQHTSDVKEVKMRYKIEEHDYNVRVNQAERFLKSGDKVKATVTFRGREIQHSHLAEALLKRMAADLEAVAELQQAPKQEGRNMIMFLAPKR; this is encoded by the coding sequence GTGGTACTCATCAAAAAAAGCCAGCAAGATCAGCCCAATATCAATGAACGGATTCGTTTTCCTAAAATTCGGGTTGTCGATACAGATGGAAGTCAACTGGGGATCATGGCCCCCTCCGAAGCAATGGTGATCGCCCGTGAGAAGGAACTCGATCTCGTTTTGGTCAGTGATAAAGCGGATCCCCCCGTCTGTCGAATCATTAACTATGGCAAATTTAAGTACGAACAGGAAAAGAAAGTCCGGGAAGCCCGCAAGAAGCAACATACTTCTGATGTTAAAGAGGTAAAAATGCGCTACAAGATTGAGGAGCATGACTACAACGTCCGAGTTAACCAGGCCGAGCGGTTTCTGAAATCCGGGGATAAGGTGAAAGCCACCGTGACTTTCCGAGGGCGGGAAATCCAGCATTCTCACCTAGCCGAGGCCCTCCTGAAACGGATGGCCGCCGATTTAGAGGCAGTAGCAGAATTGCAACAGGCCCCCAAACAGGAAGGGCGGAATATGATCATGTTCTTGGCCCCCAAGCGTTAG
- a CDS encoding rhomboid family intramembrane serine protease, giving the protein MTTEKRGLLEEIKTHGQLMFGLVGLMWGIEIANQLFFRDGLDRFGIAPRSLPGLAGIIFSPFLHADFAHLLANTLPFLVLGWWVLLRGLDMFIEVSMIVILVSGLGVWLFAAPNTITIGASGVVFGYLGFLLLRGFFERSWVALFFSVIVLLGYGSLIWGVLPIVPGVSWQGHLFGLIGGGLAARILPQGMSQAQ; this is encoded by the coding sequence ATGACCACAGAAAAACGGGGCCTTCTGGAGGAGATCAAAACCCACGGGCAGTTAATGTTTGGCCTGGTGGGGTTGATGTGGGGGATTGAAATAGCTAATCAACTGTTTTTTCGGGATGGGTTGGATCGCTTTGGAATTGCCCCCCGCAGTCTTCCCGGCCTGGCTGGGATTATTTTCTCCCCCTTTCTCCATGCTGATTTTGCCCATCTTTTGGCGAATACTTTACCATTCTTAGTCTTGGGCTGGTGGGTACTCCTGCGCGGCCTGGATATGTTTATTGAGGTCAGCATGATTGTGATTTTGGTCAGTGGCCTGGGGGTTTGGCTATTTGCAGCTCCCAATACGATTACCATCGGGGCTAGTGGCGTAGTCTTTGGCTATTTGGGGTTCCTCCTGCTGCGGGGCTTTTTTGAACGGAGTTGGGTGGCTCTCTTCTTCTCAGTTATCGTCCTATTGGGCTATGGCAGTTTAATTTGGGGCGTATTACCTATTGTGCCGGGGGTTTCTTGGCAAGGGCATTTGTTTGGCCTGATTGGCGGTGGCCTGGCGGCCCGGATTCTTCCTCAGGGAATGTCCCAGGCACAATAA
- the glpX gene encoding class II fructose-bisphosphatase yields the protein MDNVIGLEIIEVVEKAAIASARWMGKGDKNMADQVAVDAMRARMNQVHMRGRIVIGEGERDEAPMLYIGEEVGICTQENAEAFCNPEELLEIDIAVDPCEGTNLCAYGQPGSMAVLAISEKGGLFAAPDFYMKKLAAPPAAKGKVDISKSATENLKILSESLDRAIDELVVVVMKRERHDELIKEIREAGARVQLISDGDVSAALSCAFSGTNIHALMGIGAAPEGVISAAAMRALGGHFQGQLVYDPAIVKTKEWAGKTKEGNLEQLKAAGITDPDKIYDAHELAKGETVLFAACGITPGVLMKGVRFFNGGARTQSLVISTQSKTARFVDTIHMFEKQPRSIQLV from the coding sequence GTGGATAATGTCATTGGCTTAGAGATTATTGAAGTGGTCGAAAAAGCGGCCATTGCTTCGGCTCGGTGGATGGGAAAAGGCGACAAAAACATGGCCGACCAGGTGGCAGTGGATGCAATGCGGGCCCGGATGAATCAAGTCCATATGCGGGGTCGGATTGTGATTGGCGAGGGGGAACGGGATGAAGCTCCCATGCTCTACATCGGTGAAGAAGTTGGAATTTGCACCCAAGAAAACGCTGAGGCATTCTGTAACCCGGAAGAACTCTTAGAAATTGACATTGCTGTTGACCCCTGTGAAGGAACCAATCTCTGTGCCTATGGCCAGCCGGGTTCGATGGCGGTATTGGCAATTTCAGAGAAAGGTGGATTATTTGCCGCCCCGGATTTCTACATGAAGAAATTAGCGGCTCCCCCGGCGGCAAAAGGTAAAGTTGATATTTCTAAGTCCGCTACGGAAAACTTGAAAATTCTCTCGGAATCCCTGGATCGGGCCATTGATGAACTAGTCGTTGTCGTCATGAAACGGGAACGCCATGATGAATTGATTAAAGAAATTCGCGAGGCTGGAGCCCGCGTCCAATTAATCAGCGATGGTGATGTTTCAGCGGCCTTGTCCTGTGCCTTTTCCGGGACGAATATTCATGCCTTGATGGGAATTGGGGCGGCTCCAGAAGGGGTAATTTCCGCTGCGGCAATGCGGGCATTGGGGGGGCACTTCCAAGGGCAATTGGTCTATGATCCAGCCATTGTCAAAACCAAAGAATGGGCGGGGAAAACCAAAGAAGGCAATTTAGAGCAACTGAAAGCGGCCGGGATTACTGACCCTGACAAGATTTACGATGCCCATGAACTGGCCAAGGGAGAAACCGTTTTGTTTGCCGCCTGTGGGATTACCCCCGGTGTTTTGATGAAAGGGGTGCGTTTCTTTAATGGTGGGGCCCGGACTCAATCCCTCGTCATCTCCACCCAATCGAAAACAGCCCGGTTTGTGGACACGATTCACATGTTTGAGAAACAGCCGCGCTCGATTCAATTGGTCTAA
- the rplS gene encoding 50S ribosomal protein L19 yields the protein MHATEIIRSIEAEHLKTDLPTINVGDRVRVGVIIQEGGKERVQPYEGDVIAMRNSGISKSITVRKTFQGVGVERVFLLHSPRIESVKIIQRGKVRRAKLYYLRNRVGKAARIEARFDRSLT from the coding sequence ATGCACGCCACAGAAATCATTCGTTCCATTGAAGCCGAACACCTGAAGACCGATTTACCCACAATCAATGTTGGAGATCGAGTGCGAGTTGGAGTCATCATCCAAGAAGGGGGAAAAGAACGGGTGCAGCCCTACGAAGGGGATGTGATTGCTATGCGCAACAGTGGAATTAGTAAGTCGATTACTGTCCGTAAAACCTTTCAGGGTGTCGGTGTGGAGCGGGTATTTTTATTGCATTCCCCCCGAATTGAGAGTGTTAAGATTATTCAACGTGGGAAAGTCCGGCGGGCAAAACTCTACTATCTCCGTAATCGGGTTGGTAAGGCCGCTCGGATTGAAGCTCGTTTTGATCGTTCCCTCACCTAG
- the mnmE gene encoding tRNA uridine-5-carboxymethylaminomethyl(34) synthesis GTPase MnmE: MQLGTTIAAIATAIVPEQGSIGIVRLSGPEAVAIAQQIFRGGRDRAWSSHRILYGHVVDPASATLVDEVLLLVMLAPRSYTKEDVIEFHCHGGLIPVQQVLQLCLAQGAKLAQPGEFTLRAVLNGRLDVIQAESVADLVGAKSPQTAQMALAGLQGKLAQPIRAIRSACLDMLAEIEARLDFADDLPPLGETALQTQLAHLLQQLGEILSTANRGELLRTGLKIAIVGRPNVGKSSLLNAWSRTDRAIVTNLPGTTRDVVESSLVVGGIPIQVLDTAGMRDTEDQVEKIGVERSRQAASHADLVLLVIDAQTGWTQADQVIYEPLKSRPLLLVVNKIDLATPDLTAILEQFPCHVKTAAAQGTGITELEQAILEQVHQGQVTAANLDIAINQRQAATLTQAWQSLNQVQQAIAEQLPLDFWTIDLRAAITALGQVTGEELTESMLERIFSQFCIGK; encoded by the coding sequence ATCCAACTGGGAACCACCATTGCCGCCATTGCCACCGCCATTGTCCCGGAACAGGGCAGTATTGGCATCGTTAGACTATCGGGGCCAGAAGCGGTGGCCATTGCCCAACAGATTTTTCGGGGCGGACGAGACAGGGCCTGGTCAAGCCATCGGATTTTGTATGGTCATGTGGTTGATCCAGCCAGCGCAACCCTGGTTGATGAAGTCTTGCTTCTAGTCATGTTAGCCCCCCGTTCCTACACCAAAGAGGATGTGATTGAGTTTCACTGTCATGGCGGATTAATTCCTGTTCAGCAGGTCTTACAACTCTGTCTAGCCCAAGGAGCCAAATTAGCCCAACCCGGAGAATTTACTTTGCGGGCTGTTTTGAATGGTCGTTTAGATGTTATCCAGGCCGAGAGTGTTGCGGATCTAGTCGGTGCGAAATCTCCCCAGACCGCGCAAATGGCCCTGGCCGGACTCCAAGGAAAACTGGCCCAACCGATCCGCGCAATACGATCTGCTTGCTTGGATATGTTGGCGGAAATTGAAGCTCGGCTTGATTTTGCGGATGATTTGCCACCGCTTGGGGAAACAGCCCTTCAAACCCAATTAGCTCACCTCCTCCAGCAGCTAGGGGAGATTCTCAGCACGGCTAATCGGGGGGAACTCTTACGAACGGGGTTAAAAATTGCCATTGTTGGCCGCCCTAATGTGGGGAAATCTAGTTTGCTCAATGCCTGGAGTCGGACAGATCGGGCCATTGTCACAAATTTACCGGGGACAACTCGGGATGTGGTGGAGTCTTCCCTGGTGGTGGGAGGAATTCCGATTCAAGTGTTGGATACGGCGGGGATGCGGGATACTGAGGATCAGGTCGAAAAAATTGGGGTCGAACGTTCTCGCCAGGCTGCCAGTCACGCTGATTTGGTTCTATTGGTCATAGATGCCCAGACCGGGTGGACTCAAGCAGATCAAGTCATTTACGAACCTCTAAAATCTCGGCCATTGCTCTTAGTCGTCAACAAAATCGATCTGGCAACTCCTGACTTAACTGCTATTCTGGAACAATTTCCTTGCCACGTCAAAACCGCCGCCGCCCAAGGAACCGGAATTACAGAACTCGAACAAGCTATTCTGGAGCAGGTTCACCAAGGGCAAGTGACGGCCGCTAATTTGGATATTGCGATCAACCAACGCCAAGCGGCGACCCTGACCCAGGCCTGGCAATCCCTCAATCAGGTTCAACAGGCCATTGCCGAGCAACTCCCCCTCGATTTTTGGACAATCGATCTGCGGGCCGCCATTACCGCCTTGGGGCAAGTCACCGGGGAAGAGTTAACAGAATCAATGCTGGAGCGCATCTTTAGTCAGTTCTGTATTGGCAAATGA